The Solanum lycopersicum chromosome 6, SLM_r2.1 genome has a window encoding:
- the LOC101246253 gene encoding AT-hook motif nuclear-localized protein 3-like — MEDKEGVNSSEVMVKSNEISENYRMNPSNENVNGFNGAMAAVVPANPMSVAAPSTEGNKKRGRPKKYRPDGSLNTALSPMPISVSIPLSGDFSGWKNNGSRPVESFKKKQQKIELGIPGERVAYSAGANISPHVAYSVGGNFTPHVFTVNAGEDVAMKIISFAQQGSRAICVLTANGVISNVTLSQLSSSGGTLTYEGCFEILSLIGSYMSSDTGVTKSRSGGMSVCLSGPDGRVFGGGLAGVFMAAGPVQVVVGSFIPCHQQEQNPKKQRLEHAATFSTAIPTTQIYAERTDGAYTGPSTNFTSPIPFPGVNTVSLNSIHSSRISALENNISMPEEESNEQSPSS, encoded by the exons ATGGAGGACAAAGAAGGGGTTAATAGTTCTGAGGTTATGGttaaaagtaatgaaatttctgaaaattaTAGAATGAACCCAAGTAATGAAAATGTGAATGGGTTTAATGGAGCAATGGCTGCAGTTGTACCTGCAAATCCAATGAGTGTGGCAGCACCGTCTACCGAAGGGAATAAGAAGAGGGGAAGGCCTAAGAAATATAGACCAGATGGTTCTTTAAATACTGCATTATCACCAATGCCAATATCAGTTTCAATTCCACTTTCAGGAGATTTTTCAGGTTGGAAAAACAATGGAAGCCGCCCCGTTGAATCGTTTAAGAAGAAGCAGCAAAAAATTGAGCTTGGAATTCCAG GGGAAAGGGTGGCGTATTCTGCTGGTGCAAATATATCACCACATGTAGCATACTCCGTTGGTGGAAACTTTACACCGCATGTGTTTACTGTTAATGCTGGCGAG GATGTTGCaatgaaaattatttcatttgctCAACAAGGATCTAGAGCTATTTGTGTGCTGACTGCCAATGGTGTAATTTCAAATGTTACACTTAGTCAGCTTAGTTCTTCTGGTGGAACTTTGACCTATGAG GGTTGTTTTGAAATTCTCTCTCTTATAGGATCGTATATGTCTAGTGATACCGGAGTAACAAAAAGCAGATCTGGTGGGATGAGTGTGTGTCTCTCAGGTCCTGATGGTCGTGTTTTTGGAGGTGGCCTTGCAGGTGTGTTTATGGCAGCTGGTCCTGTTCAG GTTGTTGTTGGAAGCTTTATTCCTTGTCACCAGCAAGAGCAGAATCCCAAGAAGCAGAGGTTAGAGCATGCTGCTACTTTTTCAACTGCTATTCCCACGACTCAAATTTATGCAGAACGAACTGATGGAGCTTACACAGGGCCAAGTACTAATTTTACTTCTCCGATTCCTTTTCCTGGAGTTAACACAGTATCACTGAACTCCATACATAGTTCAAGAATCTCCGCATTAGAAAACAACATTTCTATGCCTGAAGAAGAATCTAACGAGCAAAGTCCATCATCTTAA